The Rhizobium sp. Pop5 genome segment GCGATCTGCTCGGGCGACCAGGAGGCCTGCAATCTGTCGACGATCAGGTCGCGCAATTGCGGATGCCGTCTGAGCTTCCGCAGGCGCTGCCGCCGGTCCTTGGCGATGTCGTTGGCAACCGTCGAGAAGTAGCCGCTATATTCGGGAAGCTCGCGATCATGGAATGTATTGCGCCTGATCTCGCGATAGATCGTTGAGCGGTGCCGGCCGAGCTGGCGGGCCATCTCATTGACCGGCACCTTGCGTTCGACAAGCTGGTGCAGCCGACGGCGATCGGCGAGGGTCAGTTGCAAATAGCATCGGGACATTCCAAAATCTCCAAGGGGAAGCCATTGTTTTTTCTGGCATGTCGCACTTGGAAATAGAATGTACCGGCTACAAACACCAAATAGCATAATCAACGTTATGGAACTTTACGCTGAACCGGCCGCGATAGTTACAAGCAGGTCCTTGGCATCGATCTGGTCGCCGGCTTTGACGAGAACTTCGGCGATCGTGCCGTTCTCCTCGGCGTGAATTGCCGTTTCCACCTTCATCGCTTCGGTCGACACCAGCACATCGTCGGCATTGATCGCCTGTCCGGGCGACACAAAGACGCGCGAGATGGCGCCCGGCATCGGTGCGCCGACATGAGCGGCATTGCCGGGTTCGGCCTTGGGTGCGAAGACGGCGGCCGGTGACGCTGAGGAATTTTGCGAGCTCTTGCTGTTGGTTCCTCGCGGACCCGAGCCGCATCTCGTTGTGCACCTAACCAGCTCGGCTCACGTGACAACAAACACAAGAACATCTGGTTGTTTCTATCGAGTTTGGCGCAGGAGGCGCAGGAGGAAAATCAACATGACTGTCGCGGCTAGGCCCATGATTGCCAAAGCGTATAGGCCTGTGGAAAAACCTCCGGGCTGACTACGGAGATACCCTATAACGAACGGCCCCACAAATGCTCCTAGGTTCCCGAGTGAGTTAATGAATGCGATCCCGCCGGCGGCAGCGGAGCCACTAAAGAAGCAGAAGGCAGCGCCCAAAGGGTCCCTTGCAACCCAATATGCCGCGCATGAGCATCCCTCGCCAGAACCCGTCAGGGCCGGGTTGATCTACCGTCCGGCCGGGGCAATACTCCAGGATTGGCTTAGCTCCTCCGATGCGTCAAAATTCCGCTTGATGAGTGCCATATCAAGGCATAACCAATCGGCCATTCTCCGATTCCCGGAGAATTGCCGGACATGACTTGGAGCAGGTGCCATTTCTCCGCAGCCATCCCGGATATTGCAAAAGGACCGATACCATGTGCTTTGAATGCAATTCCTCCCCACTCAGCCGTCGCTCCCTGCTGAAATTTGCCGGCATCGGAGGCGTGGCCGTCATGACTGCAGGCTTTGACATGACCATGCCGGCATTCGCCTCGAACGCTCCCGCCCTTCTGCCGGATGAAGCACTGGCAAAACTCCAGGAAGGCAACAAGAAATTCGTCGCCGACACGGAAGCCTGCGCCGCCAATATTTCCAAGCGCCGGCAGGACGTCGCCAAGAGCCAGGCACCCTGGGCGATCGTGCTGACCTGTTCCGACAGCCGTGTCGTTCCGGAACTTGTATTCGGCGGCGTGACGCTCGGCGAACTCTTCGTCGCCCGCAATGCCGGAAACGTGGTCGACACCGATGTGCTCGGCACGATCGAATATGGCACCGAACATCTGCATGCGCCGCTGATCGTCGTCATGGGCCACAAGCGTTGCGGGGCGGTCTCCGCCGCCTGCGAGGTCGTGTCCAAGGGCACCAAGCTCGATGGCTCAATCGGCAAGATGACCCAGCCGATCCTGCCCGTGGCTTTGGGGGAGACCGATCGCGGCGACAATTTTGTCGACA includes the following:
- a CDS encoding carbonic anhydrase, whose product is MCFECNSSPLSRRSLLKFAGIGGVAVMTAGFDMTMPAFASNAPALLPDEALAKLQEGNKKFVADTEACAANISKRRQDVAKSQAPWAIVLTCSDSRVVPELVFGGVTLGELFVARNAGNVVDTDVLGTIEYGTEHLHAPLIVVMGHKRCGAVSAACEVVSKGTKLDGSIGKMTQPILPVALGETDRGDNFVDKTVHANAFNGAERILTESAIVSRLVEEGKVKIVPAYYDLDTGVVDFLHKV